The genomic stretch TTATACAGCTAGGAGATTTGTTTGCTTATGTATTATATGTAAACTTCTTTATGATGCCTATTAGACGTCTAACACAATTTACTCAGCAATTTCAAAATGGTATGACTGGTTTTGAAAGATTTATAGAGATATTGAACATAAAACCTAGAATAGTTGACAAGGAAGATTCAGTAGAATTAGAAGATGTAGACGGAAGGATAGATATAAAAAATGTTACTTTCAGTTATAACGAGAAAAAGTCAGTTTTATCTAATATAAACTTAACAGTAGAAGCAGGTAAGACTTTAGCTTTAGTTGGGCCATCTGGTGGAGGAAAGACTACATTATGTCATTTAATTCCTAGATTTTACGAAGTAGATACGGGTGAAATAAAGATTGATGACATTAATATAAAAGATATAAAAATAAAATCTTTAAGGAGCAATATAGGGTTAGTACAACAGGATGTATTTCTATTTACAGGAACTATAAAGGAAAATATATTATATGGTAGACCAGATGCAACGGATGAAGAAGTAATAGAAGCGGCTAAAAATGCTAGCATACATGATTTTATCATGACACTACCAAATGGATATGATACTTATATAGGAGAGAGAGGAGTTAAACTGTCTGGAGGACAGAAACAAAGGATATCCATAGCAAGAGTATTCCTTAAAAATCCACCTATATTAATATTAGATGAAGCTACTTCAGCACTTGATAATGAAACAGAGATTATTATACAGGAAGCCCTTGAAAGATTATCTGAAGGAAGAACTACTTTAGTTATTGCTCATAGACTTTCTACTATTAAAAATGCAGATGAAATAGTTGTTCTTACAGATAAAGGTATACAAGAAAAAGGTAAACATGAAGAGTTACTCGAAAGTAATGGATTATATGCTAAACTTTATAAAGCACAGTTTAAAGGCTTTATTCCTGATGAAGTAGCTTAGCAGAAGGGGTCAGATAAGGGGTCAGGCCTGAATAAGTGAATAACTTTAAAGTTATTCACTTATTCAGGCCTGAC from Caldisalinibacter kiritimatiensis encodes the following:
- a CDS encoding ABC transporter ATP-binding protein, producing MIKKFISYYRPHMKLFILDMFCALMIAVLDLIFPIASRKVINEIIPEGNIRLLYIITAVLVVLYIMRAIFNYIVDYWGHVVGTRMEHDMRRDLFAHLQTLDISYFDNMKTGKLMSRIVNDLREISELAHHGPEDLFLSIIMLAGSFVILMTVEWRLTLIVFAFVPIMLIFAIYKRKKMMKAFREVRKKIANINAQLENSISGIRVAKSFTNEEYEMDKFSVGNREFKESREFAFKSMAEFFTGIHFLSNILNVVVISVGGLFVYKGIIQLGDLFAYVLYVNFFMMPIRRLTQFTQQFQNGMTGFERFIEILNIKPRIVDKEDSVELEDVDGRIDIKNVTFSYNEKKSVLSNINLTVEAGKTLALVGPSGGGKTTLCHLIPRFYEVDTGEIKIDDINIKDIKIKSLRSNIGLVQQDVFLFTGTIKENILYGRPDATDEEVIEAAKNASIHDFIMTLPNGYDTYIGERGVKLSGGQKQRISIARVFLKNPPILILDEATSALDNETEIIIQEALERLSEGRTTLVIAHRLSTIKNADEIVVLTDKGIQEKGKHEELLESNGLYAKLYKAQFKGFIPDEVA